A DNA window from Janibacter sp. A1S7 contains the following coding sequences:
- a CDS encoding P-loop NTPase: MTSVIIGTPDPNLASDLSGILDEQGDYQVEAITETTDALLERTRRANPLVVLVDENLGPHPTSVIVGELSRRSPGTSVLVISALRTPEKTIQAMSAGARGVIGYPFAYEDVATHLDTAVGWSNSMRSVLEGMEVTTSRRGKVLAVVGAKGGVGTTTVATHLALDHLMESPDARVCVVDADVEKGDVSALLEVRQAVSIANVARVSDDMTAQTVRDALVHHETGLYMMLAPVDVREAEYVTPDALRAIIELLRRDFDLVVVDGGGHVSPTQAAVVEAVGMTLVVTTADVLAVRAMRKRMQAWEALGVTDEASCMILVNQVDKASLFPSSAVGKLTTASVLDTTIPLSPRVLEQAINDRDPRSVTEAGWWRLIRAIRCDLGLSGKAGTSAAAPPPAPPRVRRRRGKERKNEQAAQSKATSRSTEDGSGHGGAAKGAAVAASPAAESTVPVPRSPGAAVRERGAVALENAAMIPLALILAVLGWQLAVTGLTFIYTGHASGAATREWAISSDEGAARTEARNSVPEPFGSGVDVSAHGDTVTVRMDIPVSFDVPGLPQELTVTEGVVMEP; this comes from the coding sequence ATGACCAGCGTCATCATCGGAACTCCGGATCCCAACCTGGCCTCGGACCTCTCGGGCATCCTCGACGAGCAGGGGGACTACCAGGTCGAGGCGATCACCGAGACCACGGACGCGCTCCTGGAGCGAACACGTCGGGCGAACCCGTTGGTTGTCCTCGTCGACGAGAACCTCGGTCCGCACCCCACGAGTGTCATCGTGGGCGAGCTGAGTCGCCGTTCCCCCGGGACATCGGTTCTGGTCATCTCGGCGCTCCGGACGCCGGAGAAGACGATCCAGGCCATGTCCGCCGGCGCTCGGGGGGTGATCGGCTACCCCTTCGCCTACGAGGACGTGGCCACACACCTCGACACGGCGGTCGGGTGGTCCAACTCCATGCGCTCCGTGCTCGAGGGCATGGAGGTCACCACCAGCCGCCGGGGCAAGGTGTTGGCCGTGGTCGGTGCGAAGGGAGGGGTGGGCACGACGACCGTCGCCACCCACCTGGCCCTCGACCACCTCATGGAGAGTCCGGACGCGCGCGTCTGCGTCGTCGACGCGGACGTGGAGAAGGGCGATGTCAGCGCGCTTCTCGAGGTCCGACAGGCGGTGTCGATCGCCAATGTCGCCCGGGTGTCGGACGACATGACGGCGCAGACCGTTCGGGATGCCCTGGTCCACCACGAGACCGGGCTGTACATGATGCTCGCGCCGGTGGACGTCCGGGAGGCGGAGTACGTCACCCCGGATGCACTGCGGGCGATCATCGAGTTGCTGCGTCGGGACTTCGACCTCGTCGTGGTCGACGGTGGCGGGCACGTCTCGCCGACTCAGGCCGCGGTCGTCGAGGCAGTCGGCATGACTCTCGTGGTGACGACCGCGGACGTCCTCGCCGTGCGGGCGATGCGCAAGCGGATGCAGGCCTGGGAGGCGCTGGGTGTCACTGACGAGGCGTCGTGCATGATCCTCGTCAACCAGGTCGACAAGGCCAGCCTCTTCCCGAGCTCGGCAGTGGGGAAGCTGACGACTGCGAGTGTCCTCGACACCACGATCCCCCTGAGCCCGAGGGTGCTCGAGCAGGCGATCAACGATCGTGACCCGCGCTCGGTCACCGAGGCGGGTTGGTGGCGTCTGATCCGTGCGATTCGCTGCGACCTGGGCCTGTCGGGCAAGGCCGGCACGTCCGCTGCCGCACCGCCGCCGGCGCCGCCGCGGGTGCGCCGCCGACGAGGCAAAGAACGCAAGAACGAGCAGGCGGCGCAGTCGAAGGCCACGAGCAGGTCCACCGAGGACGGGTCCGGGCACGGCGGAGCAGCGAAGGGGGCTGCGGTCGCCGCGTCCCCGGCAGCGGAGTCGACCGTTCCCGTGCCGCGTTCGCCGGGGGCGGCCGTGCGGGAGCGGGGCGCCGTGGCCCTCGAGAACGCTGCCATGATCCCGCTGGCCCTCATCCTCGCCGTCCTCGGCTGGCAGCTCGCGGTCACCGGGCTGACCTTCATCTACACCGGGCACGCGAGTGGGGCCGCCACCCGGGAGTGGGCCATCAGCAGCGATGAGGGCGCCGCTCGGACCGAGGCGCGCAACTCGGTTCCGGAGCCCTTCGGCTCGGGCGTCGACGTCAGTGCGCACGGCGACACCGTCACCGTGCGCATGGACATCCCGGTCTCCTTCGACGTCCCCGGCCTACCCCAGGAACTGACCGTGACCGAAGGGGTGGTGATGGAGCCATGA
- a CDS encoding type II secretion system F family protein encodes MSLLIGAIPGLVALLVVVLVFRGYHLLRSDPSEHLLAEDFVLLRAEERRRSEGESAFQRMASALGSRLRTILPPRVIRWLQHQVDVAGRPNGMSVDSLLSNASRWIIILTPVVVIAVVQANVVQVLLALAAVVVLPLARLSGLARKRREQIDRDLPDFLDVLAVTVSAGVGFRSALGTVSQRFEGPVGEEIMTVLHQINNGATVRSAFTSLRQRTDSAAMDEFVTAYLQSEELGAPLVDTLNQIAGEMRKAAAQRMRQLAARMEPRVTMVVTAVMVPATIILIVGGMYVAVGGAQLGSLLGG; translated from the coding sequence ATGAGCCTTCTGATCGGAGCCATCCCCGGACTGGTCGCCCTCCTGGTCGTCGTCCTCGTCTTCCGTGGCTACCACCTGTTGCGGTCGGACCCCTCCGAGCACCTGCTGGCCGAGGACTTCGTCCTCCTGCGCGCAGAGGAACGCAGGAGGAGCGAGGGAGAGAGCGCCTTCCAGCGGATGGCGTCGGCCCTGGGGTCGAGGTTGCGGACGATCCTTCCTCCGCGGGTCATCCGCTGGTTGCAGCACCAGGTCGACGTGGCCGGTCGGCCCAACGGGATGAGCGTCGACTCCCTGCTGTCGAATGCCTCCCGCTGGATCATCATCCTCACCCCCGTGGTGGTCATCGCCGTCGTCCAGGCCAACGTCGTCCAGGTCCTGCTGGCCCTTGCCGCCGTGGTCGTCCTGCCCCTGGCGCGGCTCTCCGGCCTGGCTCGCAAGCGCCGGGAGCAGATCGACCGGGACCTGCCGGACTTCCTCGACGTCCTCGCGGTCACGGTCAGTGCCGGGGTCGGATTCCGTTCGGCCCTGGGGACGGTGTCCCAGCGCTTCGAGGGCCCGGTGGGCGAGGAGATCATGACGGTGCTCCACCAGATCAACAACGGAGCCACCGTCCGGTCGGCGTTCACCTCGTTGCGGCAGCGCACGGACTCCGCGGCGATGGACGAGTTCGTCACCGCCTACCTGCAGTCCGAGGAGCTGGGCGCCCCCCTCGTCGACACCCTCAACCAGATCGCCGGGGAGATGCGCAAGGCGGCTGCACAGCGGATGCGCCAGCTCGCGGCCCGGATGGAGCCACGCGTGACGATGGTGGTCACGGCCGTCATGGTGCCGGCGACGATCATCCTCATCGTCGGTGGCATGTACGTGGCGGTCGGCGGCGCGCAGTTGGGGTCGTTGCTCGGTGGCTGA
- a CDS encoding sensor histidine kinase has protein sequence MADVHTPPRLLASVTQTAFVVRLVGLLAALALVVGRELTPAILIGVVAAGLTSYVGLARPEYLRMVSKHPSLALVDLALMATAVAFTGVDSPLVLVLLPTALLLGLWVDRIAGGIVIICLLALYILSLLTTGTFRDFVVTAIVPFVFVVLWLLGLVIARAVEGERRAQGAVRDAIASAAAASERTAIAREIHDSMAKSLQGIVMTSAALPSLVEKNPPDARERAHELQVMAGQAVHQMRQIMSSLRERSSDQSLSSAVAEVAMAWQSTTGREIELTVRQDLDTEDEAVRYELVHCVTEALDNVHRHAGPCRVALSLESPSPDRLLLTVVDDGVGMTDTALGAAARAGHHGVSGIRERMARIGGLVEVASAPGQGTSVMLNIHREGLIEA, from the coding sequence GTGGCTGACGTCCACACCCCGCCACGCCTGCTGGCGAGTGTCACCCAGACGGCCTTCGTCGTCCGTCTGGTCGGACTGCTCGCTGCACTGGCCCTCGTCGTGGGACGGGAGCTGACGCCCGCGATCCTCATCGGGGTCGTGGCCGCTGGCCTGACGTCCTATGTCGGCCTGGCGCGCCCGGAGTACCTGCGGATGGTGAGCAAGCATCCGAGCCTGGCACTCGTCGACCTCGCCCTCATGGCGACGGCTGTGGCCTTCACCGGGGTCGACTCCCCCCTGGTGCTCGTGCTGTTGCCGACCGCCCTGCTGCTGGGGCTGTGGGTTGATCGCATCGCAGGAGGCATCGTCATCATCTGCCTGCTGGCCCTCTACATCCTCTCGTTGCTGACGACAGGGACCTTCCGGGACTTCGTGGTCACCGCCATCGTCCCCTTCGTCTTCGTCGTCCTGTGGCTGCTGGGGCTTGTCATCGCCCGCGCGGTCGAGGGGGAGCGTCGTGCGCAGGGGGCTGTCCGGGACGCGATCGCCAGCGCAGCGGCGGCGAGTGAGCGCACGGCGATCGCACGCGAGATCCACGACTCGATGGCGAAGTCGCTGCAGGGGATCGTCATGACCAGTGCTGCCCTTCCCTCGCTGGTGGAGAAGAACCCCCCGGACGCCCGGGAACGCGCCCACGAGCTGCAGGTCATGGCCGGTCAGGCCGTGCACCAGATGCGTCAGATCATGTCCTCCCTCCGTGAGCGGTCCTCCGACCAGAGCCTGTCCTCGGCAGTCGCCGAGGTGGCCATGGCCTGGCAGTCCACCACCGGTCGAGAGATCGAGCTGACCGTGCGGCAGGATCTTGACACCGAGGACGAGGCCGTGCGGTACGAACTCGTGCACTGCGTCACCGAGGCCCTGGACAACGTGCACCGCCACGCGGGCCCGTGCCGGGTCGCCCTCTCCTTGGAGAGCCCGAGCCCGGACAGGCTGCTTCTGACGGTGGTTGACGACGGTGTCGGCATGACCGACACCGCCTTGGGTGCCGCTGCCCGTGCCGGGCACCACGGGGTCTCCGGCATCCGGGAGCGGATGGCGCGCATCGGTGGACTGGTCGAGGTGGCGTCCGCTCCGGGCCAGGGGACGAGTGTCATGCTGAACATCCACAGGGAAGGGCTGATCGAGGCGTGA
- a CDS encoding type II secretion system F family protein, giving the protein MTVLVIVGGSVVAALLVVFGVRELVELSAERRRAVLRAESTRLSDDAPLIEVLDRRLARTRLGGWLKNELDVAGVALRPVLVLGGAVGVGIVVTYVLWNFVAPTLALLGVVVGYFALRWYLQREQQRRREKFTAQLPELARVLANASYAGLSLPTAVAIAGDELTEPARTELGRVANAMKFGASLDSALAELKDRVGTRESNVLISTLIVSARSGGSLVSALRDIAAALDQRKETRREVQTVLSQSVATSNMMVLIGFAILLLLNIIEGGTVQKMTTEIVGQIVLVTAGVLFATGVLIIRRMTKVE; this is encoded by the coding sequence ATGACGGTCCTGGTGATCGTGGGTGGTTCAGTCGTTGCCGCCCTGCTCGTCGTCTTCGGTGTCCGGGAGCTCGTCGAGTTGTCTGCCGAACGTCGTCGGGCGGTGCTCAGGGCCGAGAGCACCCGACTGTCGGACGACGCGCCCCTGATCGAAGTGCTGGACCGACGGCTGGCGCGAACCCGGCTGGGGGGCTGGTTGAAGAACGAGTTGGACGTCGCCGGCGTGGCCCTGCGCCCGGTGCTCGTCCTCGGCGGTGCCGTGGGCGTGGGCATCGTGGTCACCTACGTTCTGTGGAACTTCGTGGCCCCGACCCTGGCGCTCCTCGGTGTCGTCGTCGGGTACTTCGCCCTGCGGTGGTACCTCCAGCGAGAACAGCAACGGCGCCGGGAGAAGTTCACCGCGCAGCTGCCCGAGTTGGCGCGGGTCCTCGCGAACGCGAGCTATGCCGGCTTGTCCCTACCGACGGCCGTCGCGATCGCGGGTGACGAGCTCACCGAACCTGCTCGCACCGAGCTCGGGCGGGTCGCCAATGCCATGAAGTTCGGTGCGTCGCTCGACTCGGCCCTGGCGGAGTTGAAGGATCGCGTCGGGACCCGGGAGAGCAACGTCCTGATCTCCACGTTGATCGTCTCGGCCCGCTCGGGCGGGTCCTTGGTGTCCGCGCTGCGTGACATCGCGGCAGCCCTGGACCAACGCAAGGAGACCCGCCGCGAGGTGCAGACGGTGCTGTCGCAGTCCGTGGCGACGTCCAACATGATGGTCCTCATCGGCTTCGCCATCCTCCTCCTGCTCAACATCATCGAAGGGGGCACGGTCCAGAAGATGACGACGGAGATCGTCGGTCAGATCGTCCTCGTCACCGCCGGCGTGCTGTTCGCCACGGGCGTGCTCATCATCCGACGCATGACGAAGGTCGAGTGA
- a CDS encoding SGNH/GDSL hydrolase family protein, which yields MTPGGQRSRGAEQGAAALERVGLVVVAAMIVAGVVAGISGAQLPTAVGNAVCRILDQGSCPPQDPTATPLEQATWGEYVALGDSYASGEGAGDYDPDTDYDHGDEWDWDNWGDDERNRCHRSDNAYSELIQREGTGITFQEGSTFSACSGATQGDLTDDNDSNDDEGPQLDDLGDDVSLITMSVGGNDLGFADVVKDCVMNGESGVPMLDSCQDTHADRIEGRLDTLHDELVDTYDEMQERAPDARVVIVGYPELFVQDPDDSVSNLLFAEDQAWMNEQAGALNDMLRSAAREAGVEFIDPTEAFRGHGIGSGDPWINDLNWGGPGLSLVDPGSFHPNAQGHDALADLVEEQIKEPEYP from the coding sequence GTGACACCGGGGGGGCAGCGCTCGAGGGGGGCGGAGCAGGGGGCCGCCGCCCTCGAGCGGGTCGGTCTGGTCGTCGTCGCGGCGATGATCGTCGCGGGTGTCGTCGCCGGCATCAGCGGGGCGCAGCTCCCGACAGCGGTCGGGAACGCTGTCTGCCGGATCCTCGACCAGGGCTCTTGCCCGCCACAGGACCCGACCGCGACCCCGCTGGAGCAGGCCACGTGGGGGGAGTACGTCGCCCTGGGCGACAGCTATGCCTCCGGTGAGGGTGCGGGGGACTACGACCCGGACACCGACTACGACCACGGTGACGAGTGGGACTGGGACAACTGGGGAGATGACGAGCGCAACCGGTGCCACCGCTCGGACAACGCGTACTCGGAGTTGATCCAGCGGGAGGGCACGGGCATCACCTTCCAGGAGGGGTCCACCTTCTCCGCGTGCTCGGGCGCCACCCAGGGCGACCTGACTGACGACAACGACAGCAACGACGACGAGGGTCCCCAGCTGGACGACCTCGGCGACGACGTCTCGCTAATCACGATGTCGGTCGGTGGCAACGACCTCGGCTTCGCCGACGTCGTCAAGGACTGTGTCATGAACGGGGAGAGCGGGGTCCCCATGCTCGACTCGTGCCAGGACACGCACGCGGACCGGATCGAAGGCCGTCTCGACACCCTGCACGACGAGCTCGTGGACACCTACGACGAGATGCAGGAGCGGGCACCCGATGCGCGGGTCGTCATCGTCGGGTACCCGGAGTTGTTCGTACAGGACCCCGACGACAGCGTGAGCAATCTGCTGTTCGCCGAGGACCAGGCGTGGATGAACGAGCAGGCCGGTGCGCTCAACGACATGTTGCGTTCGGCGGCGCGCGAGGCCGGGGTGGAGTTCATCGACCCGACGGAGGCCTTCCGGGGGCACGGCATCGGCTCCGGCGACCCGTGGATCAACGACCTCAACTGGGGTGGGCCCGGCCTGTCGCTGGTCGACCCGGGCAGCTTCCACCCCAACGCCCAGGGGCACGATGCCCTGGCCGACCTCGTCGAGGAGCAGATCAAGGAGCCCGAGTACCCATGA
- the cpaB gene encoding Flp pilus assembly protein CpaB has protein sequence MNPRQRRGLVMIIIAALVAVATFFVVTGYVASVNSQVGSRVTVYRAMEAIDPYTPLSAKNIEPVEVPARWAAESSVLSMSDLQGRRIGFRVNSGSTVSSDMLIPSSSLDRDEREIAINVNSVTGVAGRVRPGDRVDIIAVFGDVPGLPASVKLIDKDVRVVSIAGKQTVTKTTQGGLTEQSVIPVTLALSPEKSMAVTYAAAFADEVRLVALPSDVGVDRESDVEEFDADDLGGKAVTEGQNK, from the coding sequence GTGAACCCCCGTCAACGCCGAGGACTGGTGATGATCATCATCGCCGCGCTCGTCGCCGTCGCCACCTTCTTCGTCGTCACTGGTTACGTGGCGTCGGTGAACAGCCAGGTCGGGTCCAGGGTGACGGTCTATCGCGCCATGGAGGCCATCGATCCCTACACGCCGCTGAGCGCCAAGAACATCGAGCCGGTCGAGGTGCCCGCACGCTGGGCAGCGGAGTCCTCCGTCCTGAGCATGAGTGACCTGCAGGGGCGGCGGATCGGTTTCCGGGTCAACTCCGGGAGCACGGTCAGTTCGGACATGCTCATTCCCAGCTCCAGTCTCGACCGCGACGAGCGTGAGATCGCGATCAATGTCAACTCGGTCACCGGCGTCGCCGGGCGTGTGCGACCCGGCGACCGTGTCGACATCATCGCGGTGTTCGGCGACGTTCCCGGTCTGCCGGCGAGCGTCAAGCTCATCGACAAGGATGTGCGGGTCGTCTCCATCGCAGGCAAGCAGACGGTCACCAAGACGACCCAGGGCGGGTTGACCGAGCAGTCGGTCATCCCGGTCACCCTGGCGTTGTCGCCGGAGAAGTCCATGGCCGTGACCTATGCGGCCGCTTTCGCCGACGAGGTGCGTCTGGTGGCGTTGCCGAGCGACGTCGGTGTTGACCGTGAGAGCGACGTGGAGGAGTTCGATGCCGATGATCTCGGGGGCAAGGCCGTGACCGAAGGGCAGAACAAATGA
- a CDS encoding A24 family peptidase, whose protein sequence is MSEDVLPWTGVAALLGGAVGLWCARWLRSQAYRYEDEFGLRTRGVGWVVTACVLLPALLVLARPDEPLLATVQAVAGMSLVVLGAIDIDVFRLPDTITYPLAVGLVVALLGVAIVADDVGAWVRALLAGVTLGGFYLILVLIGGGSGMGLGDAKLAPSLGMLLGYLSWPHVLLGSVVSFLLAGVAAVYLVVFTGAGRKSQLAFGPYLVAGTLLVLVAPAVSTLLQEI, encoded by the coding sequence ATGAGCGAGGACGTGCTCCCCTGGACCGGGGTTGCAGCACTCCTCGGAGGCGCGGTCGGACTGTGGTGTGCCCGTTGGTTGCGCTCGCAGGCATACCGCTACGAGGACGAGTTCGGGCTGCGGACCAGAGGGGTCGGCTGGGTGGTCACCGCGTGCGTCCTGCTTCCCGCGCTCCTGGTGCTCGCGCGCCCGGACGAGCCCCTGCTCGCGACGGTCCAGGCGGTGGCCGGTATGTCACTCGTCGTGCTCGGTGCCATTGACATCGACGTCTTCCGTCTGCCCGACACGATCACCTACCCGCTCGCCGTGGGACTGGTGGTCGCGCTGCTCGGGGTCGCCATCGTGGCGGACGACGTCGGCGCCTGGGTGCGGGCACTGCTCGCCGGGGTGACGCTCGGTGGGTTCTACCTCATCCTCGTGCTGATCGGTGGGGGCTCGGGAATGGGCCTCGGCGATGCGAAACTCGCCCCGAGTCTGGGCATGCTCCTGGGTTACCTGTCGTGGCCGCACGTCCTGTTGGGGTCTGTCGTCTCCTTCCTGCTCGCCGGCGTGGCCGCGGTCTACCTCGTGGTCTTCACCGGCGCCGGGCGCAAGTCCCAGCTGGCCTTCGGTCCCTACCTCGTCGCCGGGACGCTCCTCGTCCTCGTCGCGCCGGCCGTCAGCACACTTCTCCAGGAGATCTGA
- a CDS encoding TadE/TadG family type IV pilus assembly protein, which translates to MTVRRERGAAALEVAGTLPVLLLSAMIALQVGVVGWTVVETGEAARAGARAEATGGNPKTAVQESLGGTLEPRTSHGTLTAGDGYQYTVEVEIPTVLPFSLGSVTRSVEMPVIP; encoded by the coding sequence ATGACCGTGCGCCGTGAGCGGGGAGCCGCAGCGCTCGAGGTCGCCGGGACGCTGCCCGTCCTGCTGTTGTCGGCGATGATCGCGCTCCAGGTCGGGGTCGTCGGATGGACCGTCGTGGAGACGGGGGAGGCGGCTCGGGCCGGCGCTCGTGCGGAGGCCACGGGTGGCAACCCCAAGACCGCCGTGCAGGAGTCCCTTGGCGGCACGCTCGAGCCCAGGACGTCCCACGGGACCCTGACCGCAGGAGACGGCTATCAGTACACCGTCGAGGTCGAGATCCCGACGGTCTTGCCGTTCTCGCTCGGTTCCGTCACGCGCTCGGTCGAGATGCCGGTGATCCCGTGA
- a CDS encoding CpaF family protein, producing the protein MSRSYTSFAGDSPVGQATEDESQVAFFRRLLLEEVDLHELNQLDANQRRARLERVIAHLVSREGVVVSASERNQLIRRVVDEAVGLGVLEPILADPEVSEVMINGHDTIFVERAGRLERWPAPFSSEEQLLQTIDRIVSTVNRRVDESSPMADARLPADSRMPRGARVNVVLPPLALNGPTVTIRLFPRALSLQTLIREHHSLDERSAALLQACVTARLNVVVSGGTGSGKTTLLNALSSFIPRHERIVTIEDAAELSLDQPHTIRLETRPPNVEGRGQVTIRDLVRNSLRMRPDRIIVGECRGGEALDMLQAMNTGHDGSLTTVHANSTDDALARLETLAAMSEVDVPFHALRSQTNSAIDVIVQLGRQRDGSRRVTEICYVASRRQEEFNLIPLTTFDARGQNPDGSAGLFVQHEIPEEFLERLRYGNIDTTPFGGGPPSEASGSGTAT; encoded by the coding sequence GTGAGCCGCTCGTACACCTCCTTCGCCGGCGACAGCCCCGTCGGGCAGGCGACCGAGGACGAGTCCCAGGTCGCCTTCTTCCGCCGGCTGCTGCTCGAGGAGGTCGACCTCCACGAGCTGAACCAGCTCGACGCGAACCAACGTCGAGCGCGTCTCGAGCGCGTCATCGCCCACCTCGTCTCCCGCGAGGGCGTCGTCGTCTCCGCGAGCGAGCGCAACCAGCTCATCCGCCGCGTCGTCGACGAGGCCGTGGGTCTGGGTGTCCTCGAGCCGATCCTCGCCGACCCGGAAGTCAGCGAGGTCATGATCAACGGTCACGACACGATCTTCGTCGAGCGTGCCGGCCGTCTGGAGCGCTGGCCGGCGCCCTTCAGCAGCGAGGAGCAGCTGCTCCAGACGATCGATCGGATCGTGTCCACGGTCAACCGTCGTGTCGACGAGTCGAGCCCGATGGCCGATGCCCGCCTGCCCGCGGACAGCAGGATGCCCCGCGGCGCGCGCGTCAATGTCGTGCTCCCACCGCTTGCGCTCAATGGCCCGACCGTCACGATCCGTCTGTTCCCGCGCGCCCTGAGCCTGCAGACGCTCATTCGCGAGCACCACAGTCTCGACGAGCGCTCTGCCGCGCTGCTCCAAGCGTGTGTCACCGCCCGCCTCAACGTCGTCGTCTCCGGCGGCACCGGTTCCGGCAAGACGACCTTGCTCAATGCCCTGTCCTCCTTCATCCCGCGGCACGAGCGGATCGTCACGATCGAGGACGCAGCCGAGCTCAGCCTGGACCAGCCGCACACGATCAGGCTCGAGACCCGCCCGCCGAACGTCGAGGGACGTGGGCAGGTGACGATCCGTGACCTGGTGCGCAACTCCCTTCGCATGCGTCCGGATCGCATCATCGTCGGTGAGTGCCGCGGTGGGGAGGCGCTGGACATGCTCCAGGCGATGAACACCGGTCACGACGGATCCCTGACGACGGTGCACGCCAACTCCACCGACGATGCACTCGCCCGCCTGGAGACCTTGGCGGCGATGAGTGAGGTCGACGTTCCCTTCCACGCCCTGCGTTCGCAGACGAACTCCGCGATCGACGTCATCGTCCAGCTCGGTCGCCAGAGGGACGGAAGCCGGCGGGTCACAGAGATCTGCTATGTCGCCAGCCGCCGACAGGAGGAGTTCAACCTCATCCCGCTGACGACCTTCGACGCCCGGGGACAGAATCCCGACGGGTCGGCTGGTCTCTTCGTCCAGCACGAGATCCCCGAGGAGTTCCTCGAGCGTCTCCGCTACGGGAACATCGACACGACGCCCTTCGGGGGCGGGCCCCCCAGCGAAGCGTCGGGGTCCGGGACCGCGACATGA